In Papaver somniferum cultivar HN1 chromosome 9, ASM357369v1, whole genome shotgun sequence, the genomic stretch GTCGGATGGATGATCAGATCAATGCTCTTATTCAAAATGGTACGCACTCGTTGGTTAAGTATGAGCCTGGCATGAATGTGGTTGGGTCGAAATGGGTATTCCGTGTTAAGCAAAACCCATATGGGAATATAGAGCGTCGCAAAGCTCGTTTGGTGGCGAAAGGCTTCAATCAACAGGCAGGTATTGATTTCGGAGAAACTTTCAGCCCTGTCATCAAACCATGTACTATTCGACTTGTGTTATCACTTGCTGTAATGAATCAGTGGCAGCTGAAACAATTGGACGTTGAGAATGCCTTTTTACATGGCCATTTGGAAGAAGATCTCTTCATGAAGCAACCGCCGGGATATGTAGACCCAAATTTTCCCAATCATGTTTGTAAGCTGCACAAGTCTCTTTATGGACTTAAAAAAGCTCCCCGAGCTTGGTTTTCAAAACTCAGCAGTTACTTGTTGCATCCTGGGTTTAAAGCCTCAATTGATGACAGTTCATTGTTTGTACTGCTGTCAGATTCTTACACTATATATCTCTTGGTGTATGTCGATGATATAATAGTCACAGGGTCGGATACAGCTATGATTACCAAGCTCATTGCAGATCTTGGTAAAGCCTTTGCTATAAAAGACATGGGtgatttgtctttctttttgggtGTCGAAGTTCTCATGCAAGGATCAGATATTGTTTTAACTCAGCGCAAATATGTCACGGATCTTCTACGACGAACCAAGTTTGATGGCGTTAAATCGGTGACTACACCATTAGCTTCAAATGTCAAGATTCAGAAACTTGGCTCAGAAAAGTTTGCAGACCCAACATTGTATCGTAGTGTTGTTGGTGCACTTCAATATTTACATCTAACGTGGCCATACATTTCAGTGGCAGTTAACAAATTGTGTCAATACATGCATGAGCCATATGTGGAGCATTGGGAGCTGGTGAAGAGGATTATTCGTTTTCTGACGCATACCGTCGACTATGGTTTACATCTAAAATCATCAAGGGACTTCTCGTTACATACATACTCTGATGGGGACTGGGCTGGAAGTATAGATGATCGCAGGTCTACAAGTGGATATTGTGTATACTTTGGTGGAAACTTAATTTCTTGGAGTGCCAGAAAACATAAGACTGTCTCTAAATATAGCACGGAAGCTGAGTATAGGGGAGTTGCCATTGCTATCTCTGAGGTAATTTGGATTCAATCGTTACTTAAGGAACTTGGTATTGCTACAACAACTCCAACGTtgtggtgtgataatcttggtgcgACGTATATCACTGCAAACCCTATTTTCCATGCACGTACTAAGCACATAGAGATCGACTATCATTTTGTGCGAGAAAGAGTAGCTGACAAGAAGTTACAGGTGCGGTTTATATGTTCTAAAGACCAACTGGCTGATATATTCACGAAGGGGCTCTCTTCTACAAGGTTTCACTATATTCGGAACAAGATGCACAATCGTCAACTCCGGTACAACTTCAGGGGAGGTGTTAGCCATACTGTTGCGAGTCTTTCTCaagactctcaactgagcaaGTCTGCAACAGCAACCGCTCTACAGCCTTGTAACTAGGACTTATAGTTagcaaaaacttgttctttgttTGTTACCATCTATGTAGCATCTGTAACAGTTTCTGAAATAGTTCTGATGAActatcaatataaataagaaacTCATCTCCACACATTTGCTGTGAAAGATAATCACCTATATCCAGTGTTATAAGTGTCCCGAtaataaaaattgaaaatcaGAAGAGTAAACAAAAAATGGTACTAAGCAATGCTCTTTTCATGTCCAAAACATTGACACGGCAATGCAATGCCTCGGAGACATGAGAGTGTCTAGTACTTAGTGACGGAACATGTTCCATCACCGAGTACTAGACATGTTTAGGATTAACGTTCTTACACGCCACTTATCTCGGTCTAAAAAACATTAACAATAATATTTTACAAAAAAAGTGAATCAAGGAAGTTTTTGTGTACACACCAGAACTATTGATAGGATTCGAAATGTTCTTGAGAATGAATGAATCCAAAAGCACACCACATTTAGTCACAACAGTGGTGTTACTAGTTTGGCGAGATGCTTGACTTTCAAGATTCAGATTAACTAACTCTCCGTTTCCATGAATACCCAAAGAAACACCATGAGTTTGCCAACTACTTTGATTCCCAGTGAatttctcattaaaagtgacaaCAACTGATTTATCTGGAACAGATACGGTCACACTAGTAGGATTAGCACAATGTGGTTGAGCTGGTCGAAGATTAAATGTAAGTAGATAATGATGtgattctttattttctttaaatGTTTGATtaacctttccattttctcctAAATATATTGGATTTCCTTCTTCACTCGAACTTGATAAAATGACATACTTTACGGTGCCTTGATATGACCATCCTAGTATGGATTTGATTGTTGAATTCAGTGCTATAAATGG encodes the following:
- the LOC113309885 gene encoding uncharacterized protein LOC113309885 → MGIWQAGAAGLLFLQLLIASAFPDLQNPDFGIPPTNPFIALNSTIKSILGWSYQGTVKYVILSSSSEEGNPIYLGENGKVNQTFKENKESHHYLLTFNLRPAQPHCANPTSVTVSVPDKSVVVTFNEKFTGNQSSWQTHGVSLGIHGNGELVNLNLESQASRQTSNTTVVTKCGVLLDSFILKNISNPINSSGDYLSQQMCGDEFLIYIDSSSELFQKLLQMLHRW